GGCAAGAGCATCCGTGACCAGTGCCAGGAAGCCTATCAGATCTTGGGGCAGCTTGACCTCGAACGTTAGCAGACGGTAGCGCCCCTTCCTCTTCTTGCCGATGACAGTGTAGCGACCTCGATGGTGGACGATCGCGAACGCATCTTGTATATCGAGAGTCTCAACATCCAAGGCCAGATCGTAGTCATCCGCGCTCACACTGAAGCCCACCCGGTTCGTTCGAAGGAATTCCTGAGCCCGCACGATACGAGAACGCTCCAAGCGATGATTAGCCTTCTTATCGCTCGCTCGCGGGACTCTGAGTTGCCAGTTTGTGAGGAGAATACTAATACACTGAAGAATTACTCCAATGGCCTGGGGCAGAGAATGAACGTCGGGCTCTTCGTCATGATATATGTGATCTGCGCGGCACTGTCCTTCCTGATCCGGCTAGCCTTCATGATGAGGATCGAAGAAAGGGGGGCCAGGAGGGGTTCTAGACTGGACCAGTTCCTGGTCGCTATGGTCGTTACGAGCATGGTGTTGCCATTGATCTTCATTCTGACCCCGATCTTGAACATCGCCAATTACTCGCTGCCCGACCCCGTTGCTTGGATCGGCGTTCTACTGACCGCAGGGTCGCTCCTATTGTTGTGGAAATCCCATGCTGATCTGGGTACCAACTTCGCCCTTTCACCGAGCGTGAAGGGCAAGCAATCGCTTATCAAACGAGGCATCTACCGCCGCGTCCGGCATCCGATGTACGCTTCGCTTTGGCTTTGGGCCTTCTCCATGCCACTTCTGCTCCAGAATTACATTGTGGGGTTCATCTTCCTGATCTTCTTCAGTGCTTTCTACTTCGAGCGCGTGCCGCTGGAGGAGAAGATAATGAAGGAGAAGTTCGGGAAGGAATACCACGATTATATGTTGGAGACAGGGAGGGTCATTCCCAAGTTGAGGCTGTCTCGCCGGACGAATTAACACTCGAGTCTAGGATTACGAAGATGGGGGGAAGGATTGCCATTGTGCGGCATGGTCAATGCTCGGCAGTTGGCACTTCTGCCCTGTATTGACGTAGAGAGTGCGGAAGAAGTCCACCAAGCTCTGTTCCATCATGAACCTCCATTTGGCATTCTCTCTCACCCTCAGTGGAAATCATTGACTACCGAGATTGACATCTAGCCCAGGTGGGGTGAAAAGGGTGGACCTCGT
This portion of the Methanomassiliicoccales archaeon genome encodes:
- a CDS encoding ACT domain-containing protein, which translates into the protein MRAQEFLRTNRVGFSVSADDYDLALDVETLDIQDAFAIVHHRGRYTVIGKKRKGRYRLLTFEVKLPQDLIGFLALVTDALAQVDVPVFVISSFETDHILIPREDLSRAVEALEGIGMEHLDASSRT
- a CDS encoding protein-S-isoprenylcysteine O-methyltransferase, which translates into the protein MNVGLFVMIYVICAALSFLIRLAFMMRIEERGARRGSRLDQFLVAMVVTSMVLPLIFILTPILNIANYSLPDPVAWIGVLLTAGSLLLLWKSHADLGTNFALSPSVKGKQSLIKRGIYRRVRHPMYASLWLWAFSMPLLLQNYIVGFIFLIFFSAFYFERVPLEEKIMKEKFGKEYHDYMLETGRVIPKLRLSRRTN